The Thioalkalivibrio nitratireducens DSM 14787 DNA segment ACGGAAACCCCGTCACCGACGGCCAGGCGCATGACTGGGCAAAGCCGTCGGGGCCAACTACCATGTAGGGATGGACACCACCGTGTGCGCCCGGGAACTGGCCTTTCGTGGCCCACATCGGGAAGCTGATCAGGCTCCCGCGGCGGCGCTGTTGCTGTCGAATTCCCCGGTGGTCCAGGAAGTCGCGGTCACCGGGCCGAACCGGGTGCTGGTGCGCTATGACCTGCGCGAAGTGACCTTCGCCGAGATCGAATCGGCACTGGAAGAACTCGGCTTCCATCTCGACAACAGCGTGCTCACCCGGCTGCGCCGCGCCTACTATGAGTACTGCGAGGACACCCGGCGCGCCAATCTGAAAGTCCGGTCGAACTGCTTCGGCCATTGCGCGCGGCGCATCTTCGTGCGCGAATACCAGAAACACGAGCACGGGTGCCGTGATCAGCGCCCGGAACACTGGCGCGCGTACTGGTGACCGCCCCCGTCCACGCCGGATCGCGCCCGCCACTCGCCGATGAACGACGATGTGCTGCTTCGCTACAGCCGGCAGATCCTGATGCCCGAAGTCGGGGCCGAGGGGCAGGAAAGGCTGGAAGCCGCCCATGCGATCGTGATGGGGCTCGGCGGGCTGGGATCCCCGATCGCTGCCTACCTCGCCGCCGCCGGCGTCGGACGGCTCACGCTGGTCGACTTCGACGAGGTCGACCTGACGAATCTCCAGCGCCAGATCCTGCACGGTCAAGCCGACATCGGCAGGCCGAAGGTCGATTCCGCCGAGGAAAGTCTGCGTAGACTGAATCCGGGCTGCCGGATCGACAAGATCCCCCGCGGACTCGAACAGCCCGAACTGGAAACGCTTTGTGCGGGCGCGGACCTGATCCTGGACGGCACCGACAACTTCGCCAGCCGGGCCCTGATCAACCGTGCGGCGGTCGCCAGCCGCACGCCGCTGATCTCGGGCGCGGTGATCCGCTTCGAGGGTCAACTCGCCACCTTCGACTTCCGGGATCCCGACGCCCCCTGCTACCACTGCCTGTACGGCGACGGCGGAGAACTCGGCGAGACCTGCAGCGAATCTGGCGTGTTCGCCAGCCTGCCCGGCGTGATTGGAAGCCTGCAGGCCACCGAGGCCCTGAAACTGCTGATCGGTCTGCCGACGCTCGCCGGGCGGCTGCTGCTGGTCGACGGCCTCACCATGAGCTTTCGCAGCCTGGCGCTCGCCCGCGACCCGCAATGTCCCGTCTGCGGCCCGACCGCCCGGCCGCACTAGTACAGTACGCCGAGGGCGCAACACGGCGCCCGCACAACCCCGGCAGTGCTGCGGCGCACGGTCCTCGATCCTGTTGTGCCTCGAAACACGACCCAAGCGGCCTACCCGGCCGTGGTACGGCGATGGGCGCGGGGTCAGTGGCGAGTCGAACCGACGTCCGGCTGCGGATCGGCACTGGCAAACAGCGCCTCGGCATCGACCGCATCGAGGCGATAGCGGGCATTGCAGAACTCGCAGGTGACCTCGACCCTGCCTTCCTGCGCCAGTGTCGCCCGGACCTCGTCCGCGCCGAGGCCGCGCAGCATCTCCTCGACCTTCTGCCGCGAGCAGCCGCAGGCGAAACGCATCGCGTGTCCCTCCAGCAGCCGCACCCTTTCCTCGTGGAAGAGACGCAGCAACAGCTTCTCAACCGGAAGTGCCAGCAGTTCCTGCGGCGAGACCGTGTCGGCCAGCAGCGTGGCCCGCATCCAGTCCTCGGAGTCCGTGCGCGTGGGAGTATCATCGGCCGCCGGCATGCCCTGCAACAGCAGACCCGCAGCCCGTTCGGGCCCCGCCGCCAGCCAGACCCGCGTGGGCAGTTGTTCGGAGCGCTCGAAATACCGGTCCAGCGCGACAGACAGCGAGCCGCCGCCGAGCTCGACCACGCCCTGGTGGCGTTCGCGGCCTGCCCCCGGATCCAGCGTGATCACCAGCCGGGCGTCGTCCCCGAAGATCTCCGACAGATCGCCGTCGGGCACCTCGCCGCGGTAGCGCGCCAGACCGCGCAGCGCGCGGCTGCCGGTGGCCTGCACCACCAGCATGTGCAACGGCCCGGAACCGGTGACCTGCAGGATCAGCGCGCCATCGAACTTCAGCGTCGCTGCGATCAGCGCCACCGCCGCATAGGCCTCACCGAGGCGGGCACGCACCCCCGGCGGGTAGTCGTGGCGTTCCAAAAGTGCCTTCCAGGAATCGTCGAGATGCACCCACTCGCCACGCACCGCCGTGCGCTCCAGCAGGAAACGGTGCAGGGTGTCCCGCTCGTCGCTCACCGGCCGTCCCGGATTCGGTTGTCCCGCATCGCTGCGTAGCGCGCGTGCCGGAGTGCGCGCTGCGGCGCCGACGAAAACCTCGAACATGCCCGACAAGGCGCGGGATACAACGACCCGCGCGCAGGGCCGGGCCCGTTCCGGCGACGCGGGCCGATCGCGACGCCACGACATGCGTTTCCAGGCACCGGGAGCGGGCGCAGGAACACGTTCACGGGCGCTCAATCACCCTTGCAACCGCGTGCGCAGCCGCTCGTTGACCTGCGCCGGATTGGCCTTGCCCCGGGTCTTCTTCATCACCTGACCGACGAAAAACCCGAAGACCTTGTCCTTGCCGGAGCGGAACTGCTCGACCTGGGCCGGGTTCGCGGCGATCACCTCGTCGATGATCGCGTCGATCGCACCGGTATCGGTGATCTGCTTCAGCCCGCGCGCGTCGATGATCGCATCGGCATCGCCCTCGCCGGCCCACATCGCCTCGAACACCTCTTTCGCGATCTTGCCGGAGATGGTCTCGTCCTGGATCCGGACCAGCAACTGCGCGAGTGCCCCCGCCGGCACCGGGCTGTGTTCCACTACCAGCTCGGAGCGGTTCAACGCAGCCGTGAACTCGCCCATGACCCAGTTCGCGGCCAGCTTCGGCGCGTCACAGCCGGCTGCCACCGCCTCGAAGTAGTCGGCCATTTCCCGGCTCGCAGTCAACGATCCGGCATCATAGGCCGACAGGCCGTATTCGCTGATGAAGCGGTCACGCTTCGCATCGGGAAGCTCCGGCAGCCGGCCACGGATCGCGTCGACGAACTCCGGGTGGATCACCACCGGCAACAGGTCGGGATCCGGGAAGTAGCGGTAGTCGTTGGCCTCTTCCTTCGAGCGCATCGAGCGCGTCTCGTCGCGGTCCGGGTCGTACAGGCGCGTCTCCTGCACCACCGTTCCGCCAGCCTCGAGCAGGTCGATCTGGCGTTCCACCTCGAAATTGATCGCGCGCTCGACGAAACGGAACGAGTTCAGGTTCTTGATCTCGGTGCGGGTGCCGAACGCCTGCTGGCCCTTCGGGCGCACCGACACGTTGGCGTCGCAGCGGAAACTGCCCTCCTGCATGTTGCCGTCGCTGATGCCGAGATAGCGCACCAGCGCGTGCAGCTTCTTCATGTACGCGACCGCTTCCTTCGCCGAGCGCAGGTCCGGCTCGGAGACGATCTCGACCAACGGTGTTCCCGCGCGGTTGAGGTCGATGCCGGTCATCGCGGCAAAGCCCTCGTGCAGGCTCTTGCCGGCGTCCTCCTCGAGATGTGCGCGGGTCACCCCGATGCGTTTGCGGCCACCGTCTTCCCGGTCGATGTCCAGATGCCCCTCGGCGACGATCGGCAGCTCGTACTGCGAGATCTGGTAGCCCTTCGGCAGGTCCGGGTAGAAGTAGTTCTTGCGCGCAAACACCGACCGCGGCGCGATGCGCGCATCGATCGCGAGCCCCAGCATCACCGCCTTCTCGACCACCCCGGCATTCAGCACCGGCAGCACGCCGGGCAGCCCCAGGTCGACCGCGCAGGCCTGCCGGTTCGGCTCGGCACCGTAGGCAGTCGCGGCGCCGGAGAAGATCTTCGAGACGGTGTTGAGCTGGGCGTGGATCTCCAGCCCGATCACGGTTTCCCATTCCATCTGTTGCGCTCCCAGGGTCCTGTTCTAGACGAACGACGCCGGCATACGCGCATGCCAGTCGGTATCCCGCTGGAACTGGTGGGCGACCCCCAGCAGCCGCGATTCGTCGAAGTAGTTGCCGATCAACTGCAGACCCACCGGCAGGCAGCCGACCGTGCCCGCCGGCATCGACAGGCCCGGCAGACCGGCCAGGTTCACCGCGATGGTGTAGATGTCGGAAAGGTACATCCTGACCGGGTCCGCACTCTTCTCGCCGAGGCAAAACGGCAGCTCCGGAGTCGTCGGGCCGGCGATCACGTCGACCCGTTCGAACGCACGCCGGAAATCGTCCGCGATCAGCCTGCGAACCTTCTGGGCCTTCAGGTAATAAGCGTCGTAGTACCCGGCCGAAAGCACGTAGGTGCCGATCATGATGCGCCGCTTCACCTCTGCCCCGAAGCCCTCGGCGCGCGAGCGGGTATAGAGATCGGTCAGGTCGCGCGGCTCCGCGCAGCGATGCCCGTAACGCACGCCATCGTAGCGGGCTAGGTTCGACGAGCACTCGGCCGGGGCCACCACGTAGTAGGCGGGCACCGACAGGCCGCTGTTCGGCAGGCTGATCTCGACGAGTTCCGCGCCGCGGTCCTTCAGCACCGCTAGCGCGGCGTCGGTCGCCGCGCGCACCGACGGATCCAGGCCATCGCCGAAGAACTCGTTCGGCAGGCCGATACGCAGACCCTTCAGGTTCGCGTCCAGCCCGGCGGTGAAATCCTCGTCCGGGCGCTCGACGCTGGTCGAATCGCGCGGATCGAAGCCCGCCATCGCGTTCAGCATCATCGCGCAGTCCTCGGCGGTCGCGGCCATCGGCCCGCCCTGGTCGAGACTGGAGGCGAACGCGATCATCCCGTAGCGCGACACCCGGCCGTAGGTCGGCTTGACACCGGTGATGCCACAGAACGCCGCCGGCTGGCGAATCGAGCCGCCGGTGTCGGTGCCGGTCGCGCCCGGCACCAGCCGCGCCGCGACCGCGGCCGCGGAACCGCCGGACGAACCGCCGGGCACCCGGTCGGCATCCCAGGGATTGCGCACCGCGCCGTAGAAGCTGGTCTCGTTCGACGACCCCATCGCGAACTCGTCCATGTTGGTCTTGCCCAGCGTGACCGCGCCGGCGGCGTTCATGCGCTCGACCACGGTCGCATCAAAGGGGGCGACGAACGGGTCCAGCATCTTGGAACCGCAGCTGGTGCGCACGCCGCGGGTGCAGAAAATGTCCTTCTGGGCCACCGGAAGGCCGAGCAGCGCCGCCTGTTCGCCCCTGGCCAGCCGCCGATCGGCCGCATCGGCCGCTGCCAGCGCCGCCTCCGGGGTGACGGTGATAAAGCTGTTGATCTGCGCATCCAGCCGATCGACACGCTGGAGATAGAGTTCGGTCAGTTCGCGGCTGCTGATGTCCCGCGCGCGCAGTCGCCGGGCCCAGCCGGCAAGGGTATCGAGTGTCATCGCGTCAGGGTCCGTCGGTGGTACCTGGAAGAGTCGGGGGGCGAGAGAGTCAGCGGGCCTGCCAGCGCAAGGCGGTTCCCGGGCGCTGGCAAATCCCGTCGTGGTGATCCGCAAGCCGGCGCGGTGCCCGGTCCACGCCCGGCAGGGCCACGGCTGTGGCCGTCATTCGATCACGCGCGGCACGAGATAGAGCCCGCCCTCGACCGCGGGTGCGATGGCCTGGAACACGTCCCGCTGGTCGCTTTCGGTGACCGCGTCGGGCCGCAGGCGCTGCTCGGCATCGAGCGGGTGAGCCATCGGCTCGATGCCCTCGATCTCGGCCGCGTTCAGGGCCTCGACGAAATCGAAGATGTCGCTGAGCCCGGCCGCGAATCCCTCCGCCTCCCGGTCGTCCATCGCCAGCCTGGCCAGGTCGGCGATGCGGTGCACTTGGTCGCTGTTCAGAGACATGGTTCAGGCCATTTTCCTGCTGGATCACAAAGCGCGAAAGTTACCATAAAGCATACCTTGCCCAAAGCCATGGCCGCTTGCTAGTCTTTCGCGTTCTTTCCCGCCCGCTTCCCGTCAGGTTCAGCTATGTTCAAACGCGTTTTGGGGTTGTTCTCCAACGACATCTCGATCGATCTGGGTACAGCCAACACGCTGATCTACATGCGCGGTCAGGGCATCGTATTAAACGAGCCCTCGGTGGTCGCGATCCGCCAGGACCGCGGCCCCGGCGGCCCGCGTTCGCTTGAGGCCGTGGGGACCGAGGCCAAGAAGATGCTGGGGCGCACGCCGGAGAACGTGACCACCATACGGCCGATGAAAGACGGCGTGATCGCCGATTTCACCACCACCGAGAAAATGCTGCAGCACTTCATCAAGAAAGTGCACGAACGGCGGGTGTTCCGGCCCAGCCCGCGGGTGCTGGTCTGCGTGCCCTGCGGCGCGACCCAGGTCGAGCGCCGGGCGATCCGGGAATCGGCCTTCGGAGCCGGCGCGCGCAAGGTCTACCTGCTGCAGGAACCGGTGGCGGCCGCGATCGGCGCCGGCATTCCGCTCGACGAGGCGGTCGGCTCGATGGTCCTTGATATCGGCGGCGGCACCTCCGAGGTCGCAGTGCTGTCGATGAACGGCATCGTATACTCGGAGTCGGTGCGCATCGGCGGCGACACCTTCGACGAGGCGGTCATGTCCTACGTGCGTCGCAATTACGGCGTGCTGATCGGCGAGGCCACTGCGGAACGCATCAAGCACGCGATCGGCTCCGCGTACCCGGGCAAGGATCTGCTCGAGATCGAGGTCAAGGGCCGCAACCTTGCCGAGGGGGTACCTCGCTCGTTCACCTTGAACAGCAACGAGATTCTCGAAGCGCTGCAGGATCCGCTGCACGGCATTGTGTCGGCCGTGCGCACCGCGCTGGAGCAAACTCCACCCGAACTCGGTGCGGACGTCGCTGAACGCGGGATCGTGCTCACCGGCGGCGGCGCCTTGCTCCAGCACATCGACCGGCTGATCATGGAGGAAACGGGTATCCCGGTGGTGATCGCCGAGGATCCCCTGACCTGCGTGGCACGCGGTGGCGGCCGCGTGCTGGAGATGCTCGACGAAAAACGGGTCGACTTCCTGGCCAGCGAGTAGTCGTCCCGCCCGCTGGAGGACGTGTCATCGACAAACCGCTGTTCAGCCTGGGGGTCTCGCCGACCCTGCGCCTGCTGGCGGTGGTACTGATCGCCCTGGCCCTGATGGTACTCGACCACCGCCTCAACCAGCTGCAGACGCTGCGCAACCTGTTCGCGACCGTAGCCTACCCGGTGCAGCTGGCGGTCGATGCCCCAATCCGGATCGGCAGCCGGATGCTCGAGTCCTTCTCCAGCCACGAGCAACTGGTACTCGAAAACCGGCTGCTGCGGTCCGAGCTGATGGAGCTGCGGGCGCGGCAGCTGCGTTTCGACGCGTTGCAGATGGAGAACGACCGGCTCCGCGCGCTGCTGCACACCTCGACGCAGGCCGCCGAACGGGTACAGATCGCGAAACTGCTGGCGGTCGATCTCGATCCCTTCCGCCAGCAGATCGTGATCAACAAGGGGCGCCTGGACGGCGCCTACCCGGGACAGCCGCTGATCAACGCCGACGGGGTCGTCGGCCAGATCCTGACGGCACACTGGACCAGCTCGACCGCGTTGCTGATCTCCGACCCCGGCCATGCGTTGCCGGTCATCGTTGCGCGAACCGGGCTGCGTGCACTGGCGGTCGGCACCGGGAACCCGCGGCGGCTGAGCCTGCGCCACGTACCCCCGCAGGAAGACATCGAGGAGGGCGATCTGCTACTGACCTCCGGCCTCGGAGGCCGGTTTCCGGCCGACTACCCGGTCGCCCGCATCGTGTCCGTCGAGCACCGGCCGGGGCAGTCGTTCCTGCTGATTGCGGCCGAGCCGCTGGCGGCACTGGACCGTTCCCGCGAGGTGCTTCTGCTGTGGACGGAACCGCCCGAGCCCGACGAGGCAGGGCACGAAGACGGAGCGGCGGATACCCCGAAATGACGACCGCGCTGGGCATGCCCGCACCGGTCGCGGTCTCGCTGCTGGTCGCGCTGGCGCTGACCATCGTGCCACTGCCCGATGCCATCGCGGCGACCCGGCCCGAGTGGGTCTTGCTCGTGCTGATTTACTGGGGCATGGCCTTTCCCCGCCGGGTCGGAATCGTCACCGCCTTCATTGCCGGCCTGTTCCTCGACGTGCTGCAGAACCAATTGCTCGGGCAGAACGCGCTTTCGCTTGCGGTGGCCATGTTCATCGTACTGCAGATCTATCCGCGCATGCGGGTATTTCCGGTCTGGCAACAATCCGTCGCCGTGGCCTTTCTGGTCACGCTGGTCAGCGTGCTCAATCTTTGGGTGCGCGGCGCGACGGGCCTGCCACCGGGCAGCATGATGTACTGGGCCCCGGTGCTCAGCAGCGCTCTGGTCTGGCCGCTCCTCTATCACGTACTGCGCGAGGCCCGCCGCCGCTGGCTGCTGCACCTGACCTGAGGCGATGTGAGAATGAATCCCGGCCATCGCGAGGAGGGAGCACGCCGCGTCAGCATCGCCTGTCTCCTTGGGAGCATTACGGATTTGTTCCAATGGGTGACGAACCTGCTCGGCGACCCCTGGTCCCGGCGCGCCTGCGGCGCGTTCGCGAGCAGGCTCGCTCCTACGCGGTCCAAGGCAGCGCTTATCGGTCTGCCTGGATGAGCCAGAACAATCCGGTAATGCTCCCGTCTCCTTCCACCCAAGGCTCGGAATGATGCAAGATCTCGCGCGAACGGCGATGGCGTGGGCGGCGCCCCCGTTGAGGAAAGAGGCGGGAAAGGCCGTCATCCGCCATCTGGCGCCGGGGAGACACGAATGCCACGTGACAGATAACGCTGCGCTCCTCCGGCCACAGATCGCCGAGGGGTATCTTTACACAGCAACTGCCTCGCCAGCTGGCCTATCGCCGCCGCCGCCGGGCAGGGAACCGAACTGAATCTTGAGCAGGCAAGAAGGGGGCTACGAAATGCCTTATTCCAAGTGGCAACGGCGATACCTGCCGAATACCAACAACGAACGGCGGGCGCCCTTGGTCGCGAGCCGCCTCGACACCTGCGGACCCGCCAATGCATGATCATGGGCTGATCACCACGGAGACCGGCTTGCGCGCACTGCTCGATGCCATTGCCGGGAGCGAGTGGGTGGCGATGGACACCGAGTTCATCCGCGAAAAAACGTACTTTCCGAAACTCTGCCTGATCCAGCTCGCGACCCCCGATCACATCGCCTGCGTCGATCCGCTCGCACTCGGCGGTATCGGGCAGCTGGACCAACTGCTGCAAGACTCGGCGGTACTCAAGGTTTTTCACGCAGCCAGCCAGGATCTCGAAGTCCTTTACCTCGTCACCGGCAAGGTGGCATCCCCGGTCTTCGATACCCAGGTGGCCGCGAGCCTGCTGGGGCACGGGGAACAGGTAGGCTATGCCAATCTGGTGGAGGCCGTGCTGCACCGCGAACTCGACAAGACCCAGTCACGCACGGACTGGGCGCGGCGCCCGCTGCAGCCCGCGCAACTCGAATATGCGCGTGATGATGTGCGTTTCCTCACGGAATTGTTCGTGCAGTTGCAAAAGGAACTCGACGCGCTTGGCCGACTGGACTGGCTGCAGCCGGAAATGGAGGCATTGACCCGGCCCGAACAGTACCGGCCCGATCCGGCCCGGGCCTGGCTCCGGGTCAGCGGGCACAAGCGACTCAAGCCGCGGGATCTGGCGGTGCTGCGCGAACTCGCGGCCTGGCGCGAAACCGAAGCGCGGGACCTGGACCGCCCCCGCCGCTGGGTGATCAGCGACGACGCTCTGCTGACCATCGCGCGCACACGCCCCGCGGATCTTCAGACCCTGCACGCCCAGCGCGGGCTGCCGAGGAATCTGGACGAGCAGCGGGCCCGGCAGATCCTGGAGGCCGTTCAGCAGGGCTGCGCGGCACCGAAGGAGAGCTGGCCTGCGGTCTCACGAAGGCAACCGTTGAGCGAGGCCGAGGAAGTCGTGGCCGACGTCTGCATGGCGCTGCTGCGCGAACTCGCGCGCCGGCAGAAGATCAGCCCCCAAGCCATCGCGAGCCGCAAGGACGTAATGGCACTGATGCGCAGGGAAGACGGCGCCACGCTGGCGCAGGGATGGCGGGCACGCGTCGCCGGGGCCCAGCTGCAGCGCTGGCTGGACGGCGCCAGCGCACTGCGCCGCAGTTCATCGGGAATCGAACTGGACCGATGAGGCGTATCCCTGCCCGGCCTGTAACCGGCGGGCGCCGGGCGGACCCATTCCATCGGACCCGTCCAGCCTGCGGTTCCGTTCGTGGAAAGAGGAGGTCCCCAGCGCCATCAAGGGGCGCTGTATACACCCCGGCGCGGCGAGGCCAGTCGGCCCTGGCGCTTCAGGTACGCCAGCGTCTGGCTGATGTTCTTGGTGTCGATACCAGCCGCCTCGGCCTGCTCCCGAATCTCGCTCACCATCATCTCGGGCTTGGTCGCGACGATGTCGCACAGCTTCTGGCTGATGGTGCCACCCGCCGCCGTTCCGCTGCGGCGTCCACCCGCGGCGCGCGCCTTCGGGGTTCGCCCCCCGAGATCCCGGATTTCGCGATCGAGTTCCGCGAGTTCTGCCCGCTGCCGCGCTACAATTTCCTTTCGTTTTTTCCGCAGCGCTTCGAGTTTCTTCTTCCGGCTGGCCTCGCGCCGTTCGGCCTCCTGCTGCTCGCGCTCGCGAGCCAGGGCATACAATTCCTCAGCGGTCAGGTCAGAGATTTTCTTCGTTTCAGCGTTCATCAAATTTCCTCTCTCGTTCAATTGCTAGGGTCAAGACTCTTGAGCAACAGATTTTGTTCCATACAAGTTAATGGAAATTTCACGAACAAACAATAATCCCGTTGGGAGGCCAAACGTTCTCGTGCACCCCCGCCTGAATGCAACACAAGAGGCCGCGATCCGCGAGGCGGCCGCGCAGTTTTACTACCGCATGGCCGCGCTGCCGGCACCGGCGATCCGGTTCGATCTTCGTGGCCGCTCCGCCGGACAATGGCGCCTGCGCGGCGGGATTGAAACATTGCGATTCAATCCCGAGGCCTTCCTGCGCGACTGGAATGCACACTTTCCCGCCACCATCGCACATGAGGTCGCCCATTCGCTGGTCTACCGACGCTTCACACACGCGCAGCTGCGCCCGCATGGGCCGCAATGGCGTGCCATCATGACCCAACTGGGATTTCCTCCGGAGGTCACACATCGGACCCCGCTCAGCGGGCGTCGCAGCCGCTTCTACCTATATCGATGCCGATGCCGCACGCACCGCCTCGGCCCGCGCCGGCATTATCTGGTGACTCGACGGGGTTACCGGTGTGCCTGTTCTCAATGCGGCGCTACGCTGCATTACGGAAACCAGCTGGAGTGGCGCCAGGCCTGACCTTCGCGCATGGACCAGACCCAGTACAGCACTTCGATCCTTCCGCGGTATACCGCATGAGCGCACGCGAGACCGATACGCCGGTACTGGTCGTGGGCCCTGCCTGGGTAGGCGACATGATCATGGCCCAAAGCCTGTTCATCACGTTGAGCCGCACCCGGCCGGGGGTCGCGATCGACGTGATCGCCCCGCCGTGGAGCCTGCCGATCCTGGAGCGCATGCCTGAGGTGCGTCGCGCCATCCCCCTGCCCGTGGCGCACGGCGAACTCGCGCTGCGCAGACGCTGGCAGCTCGGCCGCCGCCTGCGGGCCGAGGGCTACGCGCAGGCGATCGTGCTGCCACGCTCGGCGAAGGCGGCCCTGCCGGTGTTCGCCGCGGGCATCGCGCGCCGCACCGGCTACCGGGGGGAGTTCCGGTACGGGCTGCTGAACGACATCCGACCGCTGGAGCGCGCACGCCTCTACCGCACCGTAGATCGCTTCGTGAACCTCGGCCTGGAACCCGATTCCGCCCCGCCCGCGCCGCTTCCCGAACCGCGGCTGCGGATCGCCCCGGCAGCCGCGGCCAGAACAGCCGCTGCGCTGGGCCTGAACGCCGACACCGCGCCGGCACTCGCACTGTGCCCGGGCGCCGAATACGGCCCCGCCAAGCGCTGGCCGGAGGAACACTTCGCCCGCGTCGCCCGCGACCGCCTCGCCGCCGGTTGGCAGGTCTGGCTACTCGGATCGGACCGCGACCGCGCGGTGACCCACGCGATCGCGGCGGCTGCTCCCGGGGCGGTCGATCTCGCCGGACGCACCACGCTGGCGCAGGCGGTCGACCTGCTCTCGCTCGCCCGCGCCGTGGTCAGCAACGACTCGGGGCTGATGCACGTAGCCGCGGCGGTCGCTGCGCCGGTGATCGCGCTGTACGGATCGTCGGACCCGAACTACACGCCGCCGCTGAGCGGCAAGGCGCGGATTCTGAGCCTGGGCCTCGACTGCAGCCCGTGCTTCCGGCGTGAATGCCCGCTCGGGCACCTGAACTGCCTGCGCCAGTTGGCGCCCGAACGCGTGATCACGCTGCTCGACGAGACCTGAAGGAAGCGCCCTCGACACAACCTACCACCTGATTATCACGGAAGCTCTGCAAACTGGAACGGGCCGCCATCGAAACCACCGTCATCGCGAGGAGCGAAGCCTTTAGCCGCGAGCGCAGCGTGGCGGGACGTGGCGATCCAAACGGCGTGAGCCCTCCCCACGCCGCCTGGATTATTCGCTGCGCTCACGCTGCGGGCCAGCCTTCGGCTGTTCAATGCGCTGCGCGCATTAGTGCCGCGCTACGCACTACGCACTACGCACTACGCACTACGCTCGCAATGACGACCGACGCAGAACGGTGTCGTGCTCGCTGCGGAGGTTTCGTGATAATCAGGACCTACCATGGCGTCTACCGGTCGCCGGGGCGCGAACGGCGGGGTCTTTCACGTTGCGGGCCACACGGGTCAGACGGCGAGACGGTCGATCCGCTCGCAGACGTCAGCGACCGTGATCAACTCCATCGCCCGCGGATGCCGGACCCGCGTGCCCCAGCGCAGCGTATCCGGCTCGCGGCCGAGGAACCGGCGCACCGCGTCCGGATAGCGGTCGACGACGAACTCGCGATGGCGATAGGGCCCGGTGCGTTGCGGGTTCGAGGTGGCGTACAGGCCGATCACCGGCACATCGAGTGCGCTCGCGATGTGCACCGGCCCGGAGTCTGGCCCGATCAGGCCCGCGCAGCGCGCCAGCACCGCAGCCAGCTGCTTCAGGCTGGTCTGCCCCACCAGGTCCACGGGGCGCACGCGCGCCCCGGCCACGATCGCGTCCGCGTAGGCGCGCTCGCGTGCCGACGGGCCACCGGTCAACACCACGCGGAAACCGCGCGCGGCGGCGTGGTCCGCCACCGCCACATAGCGCTCTGCCGGCCAGTCCCGGTAGTTATGCAGCCGCAGGCTGGAGCA contains these protein-coding regions:
- the gatC gene encoding Asp-tRNA(Asn)/Glu-tRNA(Gln) amidotransferase subunit GatC gives rise to the protein MSLNSDQVHRIADLARLAMDDREAEGFAAGLSDIFDFVEALNAAEIEGIEPMAHPLDAEQRLRPDAVTESDQRDVFQAIAPAVEGGLYLVPRVIE
- a CDS encoding rod shape-determining protein encodes the protein MFKRVLGLFSNDISIDLGTANTLIYMRGQGIVLNEPSVVAIRQDRGPGGPRSLEAVGTEAKKMLGRTPENVTTIRPMKDGVIADFTTTEKMLQHFIKKVHERRVFRPSPRVLVCVPCGATQVERRAIRESAFGAGARKVYLLQEPVAAAIGAGIPLDEAVGSMVLDIGGGTSEVAVLSMNGIVYSESVRIGGDTFDEAVMSYVRRNYGVLIGEATAERIKHAIGSAYPGKDLLEIEVKGRNLAEGVPRSFTLNSNEILEALQDPLHGIVSAVRTALEQTPPELGADVAERGIVLTGGGALLQHIDRLIMEETGIPVVIAEDPLTCVARGGGRVLEMLDEKRVDFLASE
- the gatA gene encoding Asp-tRNA(Asn)/Glu-tRNA(Gln) amidotransferase subunit GatA; this encodes MTLDTLAGWARRLRARDISSRELTELYLQRVDRLDAQINSFITVTPEAALAAADAADRRLARGEQAALLGLPVAQKDIFCTRGVRTSCGSKMLDPFVAPFDATVVERMNAAGAVTLGKTNMDEFAMGSSNETSFYGAVRNPWDADRVPGGSSGGSAAAVAARLVPGATGTDTGGSIRQPAAFCGITGVKPTYGRVSRYGMIAFASSLDQGGPMAATAEDCAMMLNAMAGFDPRDSTSVERPDEDFTAGLDANLKGLRIGLPNEFFGDGLDPSVRAATDAALAVLKDRGAELVEISLPNSGLSVPAYYVVAPAECSSNLARYDGVRYGHRCAEPRDLTDLYTRSRAEGFGAEVKRRIMIGTYVLSAGYYDAYYLKAQKVRRLIADDFRRAFERVDVIAGPTTPELPFCLGEKSADPVRMYLSDIYTIAVNLAGLPGLSMPAGTVGCLPVGLQLIGNYFDESRLLGVAHQFQRDTDWHARMPASFV
- a CDS encoding Hsp33 family molecular chaperone HslO — encoded protein: MFEVFVGAAARTPARALRSDAGQPNPGRPVSDERDTLHRFLLERTAVRGEWVHLDDSWKALLERHDYPPGVRARLGEAYAAVALIAATLKFDGALILQVTGSGPLHMLVVQATGSRALRGLARYRGEVPDGDLSEIFGDDARLVITLDPGAGRERHQGVVELGGGSLSVALDRYFERSEQLPTRVWLAAGPERAAGLLLQGMPAADDTPTRTDSEDWMRATLLADTVSPQELLALPVEKLLLRLFHEERVRLLEGHAMRFACGCSRQKVEEMLRGLGADEVRATLAQEGRVEVTCEFCNARYRLDAVDAEALFASADPQPDVGSTRH
- the gatB gene encoding Asp-tRNA(Asn)/Glu-tRNA(Gln) amidotransferase subunit GatB, giving the protein MGAQQMEWETVIGLEIHAQLNTVSKIFSGAATAYGAEPNRQACAVDLGLPGVLPVLNAGVVEKAVMLGLAIDARIAPRSVFARKNYFYPDLPKGYQISQYELPIVAEGHLDIDREDGGRKRIGVTRAHLEEDAGKSLHEGFAAMTGIDLNRAGTPLVEIVSEPDLRSAKEAVAYMKKLHALVRYLGISDGNMQEGSFRCDANVSVRPKGQQAFGTRTEIKNLNSFRFVERAINFEVERQIDLLEAGGTVVQETRLYDPDRDETRSMRSKEEANDYRYFPDPDLLPVVIHPEFVDAIRGRLPELPDAKRDRFISEYGLSAYDAGSLTASREMADYFEAVAAGCDAPKLAANWVMGEFTAALNRSELVVEHSPVPAGALAQLLVRIQDETISGKIAKEVFEAMWAGEGDADAIIDARGLKQITDTGAIDAIIDEVIAANPAQVEQFRSGKDKVFGFFVGQVMKKTRGKANPAQVNERLRTRLQG
- a CDS encoding HesA/MoeB/ThiF family protein; this encodes MNDDVLLRYSRQILMPEVGAEGQERLEAAHAIVMGLGGLGSPIAAYLAAAGVGRLTLVDFDEVDLTNLQRQILHGQADIGRPKVDSAEESLRRLNPGCRIDKIPRGLEQPELETLCAGADLILDGTDNFASRALINRAAVASRTPLISGAVIRFEGQLATFDFRDPDAPCYHCLYGDGGELGETCSESGVFASLPGVIGSLQATEALKLLIGLPTLAGRLLLVDGLTMSFRSLALARDPQCPVCGPTARPH